In one Bordetella pertussis 18323 genomic region, the following are encoded:
- the rplU gene encoding 50S ribosomal protein L21 — MYAVIKTGGKQYRVATGEKLKVEQIPADIGQEITLDQVLSVGEGDQLKVGTPLVSGAVVKATVLAHGRHDKIKIFKMRRRKHYQKHQGHRQNYTEIRIEAITA; from the coding sequence ATGTACGCGGTCATAAAAACCGGCGGCAAGCAGTATCGCGTTGCCACCGGCGAAAAACTCAAGGTAGAACAGATACCTGCTGACATTGGGCAAGAAATCACCCTGGACCAAGTGCTGTCCGTGGGCGAAGGCGACCAGCTGAAAGTTGGCACGCCGCTCGTCTCCGGCGCCGTGGTCAAGGCGACGGTTCTTGCACATGGCCGGCACGACAAGATCAAGATCTTCAAGATGCGCCGTCGCAAGCACTACCAGAAGCACCAAGGCCACCGTCAGAACTACACCGAGATCCGCATCGAAGCCATCACGGCTTGA
- a CDS encoding fumarylacetoacetate hydrolase family protein → MAVPHDDLPEDLERALLVGRVWQPAPVDGPCVVAVRGGRLYDLTAVTPTLADLLDRGDRVALARNAAGECLGPAADWLAGRAAGAMLAPCDLQPVKAAGATFAASLVERIGAEQAGGDAGRAAAVRERIAGLIGTDLSQLRPGSPEAARLKAVLWARGMWSPYLEVGLGPDAEVFSKAPPMASVGYGSWIGLLPESEWNNPEPEIVLAVDARGQAVGATLGNDVNLHDVEARSALLQNRAKDNNGSCAMGPFVRLFDASYGLGDVRRADVRLRIEGQEDGFVLDATSHMREISRDPLELVRQTCGGHHQYPDGFMLFLGTMFSPTQDRAAAGRGFTHRPGDLVRIASPRLGALVNRVGLATAIAPWTFGVRALYANLRRRGL, encoded by the coding sequence ATGGCGGTACCTCATGACGACTTGCCCGAAGACCTGGAGCGCGCCTTGCTGGTTGGCCGCGTGTGGCAGCCGGCGCCCGTCGACGGGCCATGCGTGGTGGCGGTGCGGGGCGGGCGGCTGTACGACCTGACCGCGGTGACGCCGACGCTGGCCGACCTGCTCGATCGCGGCGACCGCGTTGCGCTGGCGCGCAATGCCGCCGGCGAATGCCTGGGGCCGGCGGCCGATTGGCTGGCCGGCCGCGCCGCCGGGGCGATGCTGGCCCCGTGCGACCTGCAGCCGGTCAAGGCCGCCGGCGCGACCTTCGCGGCCAGCCTGGTCGAGCGGATAGGCGCGGAACAGGCCGGCGGCGACGCCGGTCGCGCCGCGGCGGTGCGCGAGCGCATCGCCGGGCTGATCGGCACCGACCTGTCGCAGTTGCGGCCGGGTTCGCCCGAGGCGGCGCGCCTGAAGGCCGTCCTGTGGGCGCGGGGAATGTGGTCGCCATATCTCGAAGTGGGACTCGGCCCCGATGCCGAGGTGTTTTCCAAGGCGCCGCCCATGGCCTCGGTGGGATATGGGTCCTGGATCGGGCTGTTGCCGGAGTCCGAGTGGAACAACCCGGAGCCGGAGATCGTGCTGGCGGTGGACGCGCGCGGCCAGGCGGTGGGCGCGACCCTGGGCAACGACGTCAACCTGCACGATGTCGAGGCGCGCAGCGCGCTGCTGCAGAACCGGGCCAAGGACAACAACGGCTCGTGTGCCATGGGGCCGTTCGTGCGCCTGTTCGACGCCAGCTACGGACTGGGCGATGTGCGCCGCGCCGACGTGCGGCTGCGCATCGAGGGGCAGGAGGACGGTTTCGTGCTGGACGCCACGAGCCACATGCGCGAGATCAGCCGCGACCCGCTCGAACTGGTGCGCCAGACCTGCGGCGGCCATCATCAGTATCCGGATGGGTTTATGCTTTTCCTTGGCACCATGTTTTCGCCCACCCAGGACCGCGCCGCCGCCGGCCGCGGTTTCACGCACCGCCCGGGCGACCTGGTACGCATTGCCTCGCCGCGGCTGGGGGCGCTGGTCAATCGCGTAGGCCTGGCCACCGCCATCGCGCCCTGGACGTTCGGCGTGCGGGCGCTCTATGCCAATCTGCGCCGCCGTGGCCTGTAG
- the ispB gene encoding octaprenyl diphosphate synthase encodes MNLPELIAPIADDMKAVDAVIRDRLNSDVVLIRTIGDYIIGAGGKRMRPAMVLMVARALGYQGTHHQLLAAVVEFIHTATLLHDDVVDESDLRRGRDTANAVFGNAASVLVGDYLYSRSFEMMVEADSMRIMQILSQATTVIAEGEVLQLLNVHDPDVSQERYLQVVRYKTAKLFEAAAQVGAVLAGASPEQETAAAAYGRHVGTAFQLVDDVLDYSGDAHALGKNVGDDLREGKPTLPLIRVMETGTPEQRELIREAIKTGQADFAAVAQAIQATDALAHARQAAENEAELARQALSAFPVSLYQKSLLEFCAFAVNRDR; translated from the coding sequence TTGAATCTCCCTGAGTTGATTGCCCCTATTGCCGACGACATGAAGGCTGTCGACGCGGTCATCCGCGACCGGCTGAATTCCGATGTCGTGCTGATCCGCACCATCGGCGACTACATCATCGGCGCCGGCGGCAAGCGCATGCGGCCCGCCATGGTGCTGATGGTGGCGCGCGCGCTCGGCTACCAGGGCACGCACCACCAGTTGCTGGCCGCGGTCGTCGAGTTCATCCACACCGCCACGCTGCTGCATGACGACGTGGTCGACGAGTCGGACCTGCGCCGTGGCCGCGACACGGCCAACGCCGTGTTCGGCAACGCCGCCAGCGTGCTGGTGGGCGATTACCTGTATTCGCGTTCGTTCGAGATGATGGTCGAGGCCGACTCGATGCGCATCATGCAGATCCTGTCGCAGGCCACCACGGTGATCGCCGAAGGCGAGGTGCTGCAGCTGCTCAACGTGCACGACCCCGATGTGTCGCAGGAGCGCTACCTGCAGGTGGTGCGCTACAAGACCGCCAAGCTGTTCGAGGCCGCAGCCCAGGTCGGCGCGGTGCTGGCTGGCGCCAGCCCCGAGCAGGAGACCGCCGCGGCCGCCTATGGGCGCCACGTCGGCACCGCCTTCCAGCTGGTCGACGACGTGCTGGACTACAGCGGCGATGCCCACGCCTTGGGCAAGAACGTGGGCGACGACCTGCGCGAGGGCAAGCCCACGCTGCCCCTGATCCGCGTCATGGAGACGGGCACGCCCGAGCAGCGCGAGCTGATCCGCGAGGCGATCAAGACCGGCCAGGCCGACTTCGCCGCGGTGGCCCAGGCCATCCAGGCCACCGACGCCCTGGCGCATGCGCGCCAGGCCGCCGAAAACGAGGCCGAACTTGCCCGACAGGCGCTGTCGGCCTTCCCGGTTTCCCTTTATCAAAAATCTCTGCTAGAATTCTGCGCTTTCGCGGTGAATAGAGATCGTTGA
- a CDS encoding LysR substrate-binding domain-containing protein produces MLNFRQVETFRAVMLTRSMTQAAKDLHTTQPNVSRVIAQLEARIGLRLFERVAGKLVPTREGEVFFRDVEMTFAGLRSLESSAATLRRRGTGHLHISAVPSPALVTVPEAMQLFAERFPDVTVSMHVADSITVCQWTAAGYSDIGVASDIFSSPGIGHHVASEALGVCIVPAGHRLAGMPRALAPADLAGERFLSLSPNDAMRKEIDKVFAAAICHMVGLGLGVSIANPDVADGFRSLDIAIKPFAPDIRFSTYLVYPSSSPLSLLAQTFCECYEISAGRKRARRQAG; encoded by the coding sequence ATGCTGAACTTTCGCCAGGTCGAGACTTTCCGGGCAGTCATGCTGACGCGCTCCATGACACAGGCGGCCAAGGACCTGCATACCACGCAGCCCAACGTCAGCCGGGTCATCGCCCAGCTGGAGGCGCGCATCGGGTTGCGCCTGTTCGAGCGCGTGGCCGGCAAGCTGGTGCCCACGCGCGAAGGCGAGGTGTTCTTTCGCGACGTCGAGATGACGTTCGCGGGCCTGCGCAGCCTGGAAAGCTCCGCCGCCACCCTGCGCAGGCGCGGCACCGGCCACCTGCACATCTCGGCCGTGCCCTCGCCCGCCCTGGTCACGGTACCCGAGGCCATGCAGCTGTTCGCCGAGCGCTTCCCCGACGTCACGGTGTCCATGCACGTGGCCGACTCGATCACGGTCTGCCAATGGACCGCCGCGGGCTATAGCGACATCGGCGTGGCCTCGGACATATTCAGCAGCCCCGGCATCGGCCACCACGTGGCCAGCGAAGCGCTGGGCGTATGCATCGTCCCGGCCGGCCACCGGCTGGCCGGGATGCCGCGCGCCCTCGCGCCGGCGGACCTGGCCGGCGAGCGCTTTCTATCGCTTTCGCCCAACGACGCCATGCGCAAGGAAATCGACAAGGTCTTCGCCGCCGCCATCTGCCACATGGTCGGCCTGGGACTGGGCGTGAGCATCGCCAACCCGGACGTGGCCGACGGCTTTCGCTCGCTGGACATCGCCATCAAGCCGTTCGCGCCGGACATCCGCTTCTCGACGTACCTGGTGTATCCGTCCAGCAGCCCGCTGAGCCTGCTGGCCCAGACCTTCTGCGAATGCTATGAAATCAGCGCCGGCCGCAAGCGGGCGCGGCGCCAGGCGGGCTGA
- a CDS encoding hydantoinase/oxoprolinase family protein — protein MSLRIGVDIGGSFADFAVLDESTRTIQTLKVFSRPDAPGSEVLAGIEQLKARHGLDPAQVSYFTHGTTVGVNAVVQRRGLKLALITTRNFEDVLDIGRLKIPDMYHLMSKRPAPLISRDRVFGVDERLGADGSVVAPVDEASVLAAAEALREAGCEGVVVSLLHAYRNPAHERQVKAILQRALPGMFVSCSHEVWPIIREYERTLTATIGGYVQPRVSHYLESLQGALRESGVPVDLKVTKSNGGVMSAEHGKANCVQMILSGTASGVIGAAYIADLCHIPNCMSLDIGGTTADIALIVDGKPQFATGEYIGDFQIHIPSVSVSSVGDGGGSIAWVDELGVLKVGHQSAGSTPGPVCYGKGGTQPTITDAFAVMGVIGSQQLGYNAVQVDVEAARRPIEPLAEKLGTDVLRTAEAIVNVSVSSMYAGVSRVISRFGIDPRVFSLMPFGGAGPMLACYLAKALKVQKLLVPTTPGVLSALGGLIADVKNDFVRTTYCDLNAATVGSLAQAASELEAQARAWLVAEVGTDADAEIDISADMRYRGQSFEIDTPVERAWLEAGAIDSLSQAFHKEHERLYGHGDASAGVQVVAMRLVITSRTPKPELNHIAQGAGVPPRESTLRIWLEGQYRDVPLYRCEKLLAGQAFSGPAIVAQDDCTTCVLPGFDARVDTYGNLELTALALN, from the coding sequence ATGAGCCTTCGGATCGGAGTGGACATCGGCGGGTCCTTCGCGGACTTTGCCGTGCTGGATGAATCCACGCGAACAATTCAAACCCTGAAAGTCTTCTCCCGCCCGGACGCGCCGGGCAGCGAGGTCCTGGCTGGCATCGAGCAGCTGAAGGCGCGGCATGGCCTGGATCCGGCCCAGGTGTCGTACTTCACGCACGGCACGACGGTGGGGGTCAACGCCGTGGTGCAGCGCCGCGGCTTGAAGCTGGCGCTGATCACCACGCGCAACTTCGAGGACGTGCTGGACATCGGCCGGCTGAAGATTCCCGACATGTACCACCTCATGTCCAAGCGGCCGGCGCCGCTGATTTCGCGCGACCGGGTGTTCGGCGTGGACGAACGGCTGGGCGCCGATGGCAGCGTGGTCGCGCCGGTGGACGAGGCCAGCGTGCTGGCGGCGGCCGAGGCGCTGCGCGAGGCCGGCTGCGAAGGCGTGGTCGTCTCGCTGCTGCATGCCTACCGCAACCCGGCCCATGAACGGCAGGTCAAGGCGATCCTGCAGCGCGCGCTGCCGGGAATGTTCGTGTCCTGCTCGCATGAGGTCTGGCCGATCATCCGCGAATACGAACGTACGCTGACCGCCACCATCGGCGGCTATGTGCAGCCGCGCGTCTCGCATTACCTGGAAAGCCTGCAGGGCGCGCTGCGCGAGAGCGGGGTGCCGGTGGACCTCAAGGTCACCAAGTCCAACGGCGGCGTGATGAGCGCCGAGCATGGCAAGGCCAATTGCGTACAGATGATCCTGTCGGGCACCGCCTCGGGGGTGATCGGCGCGGCCTACATCGCCGATCTGTGCCATATCCCGAACTGCATGAGCCTGGATATCGGCGGCACGACTGCCGATATCGCCCTGATCGTCGACGGCAAGCCGCAGTTCGCCACGGGCGAGTACATCGGCGACTTCCAGATCCATATTCCCTCGGTATCGGTGTCGTCGGTGGGCGACGGCGGCGGGTCGATCGCCTGGGTGGACGAACTGGGCGTGCTGAAGGTGGGGCACCAGAGCGCGGGTTCCACGCCCGGGCCGGTGTGCTACGGCAAGGGCGGCACCCAACCCACCATTACCGACGCGTTCGCGGTCATGGGCGTGATCGGCTCGCAGCAACTGGGCTACAACGCGGTCCAGGTCGACGTCGAGGCGGCGCGCCGGCCGATCGAGCCGCTGGCCGAAAAACTGGGCACCGACGTGCTGCGGACCGCCGAGGCCATCGTCAACGTGTCGGTGTCCAGCATGTACGCGGGCGTGAGCCGGGTGATTTCGCGCTTCGGCATCGATCCGCGCGTGTTCAGCCTGATGCCGTTCGGCGGCGCCGGCCCGATGCTGGCCTGCTACCTGGCCAAGGCCCTGAAGGTGCAGAAACTGCTGGTACCCACCACGCCGGGCGTGCTGAGCGCGCTGGGCGGGCTGATCGCGGATGTGAAGAACGATTTCGTGCGCACCACGTACTGCGACCTCAATGCCGCCACCGTGGGCTCGCTGGCCCAGGCGGCCAGCGAGCTGGAGGCGCAGGCACGCGCGTGGCTGGTGGCCGAGGTCGGCACCGACGCGGACGCCGAGATCGATATTTCCGCCGACATGCGTTATCGCGGCCAGTCGTTCGAGATCGATACCCCGGTCGAGCGGGCATGGCTGGAGGCGGGCGCCATCGACAGCCTGAGCCAGGCCTTTCACAAGGAGCACGAACGGCTGTACGGGCACGGCGACGCCAGCGCGGGCGTGCAGGTCGTGGCGATGCGGCTGGTCATTACGTCCAGGACGCCCAAGCCCGAGCTCAACCATATCGCCCAGGGCGCCGGCGTGCCGCCGCGCGAATCCACCCTGCGCATCTGGCTGGAGGGCCAGTACCGCGACGTGCCGCTGTACCGGTGCGAGAAGCTGCTGGCCGGCCAGGCCTTCAGCGGTCCCGCCATCGTGGCCCAGGACGATTGCACCACCTGCGTGCTGCCCGGCTTCGACGCGCGCGTCGATACCTACGGCAACCTGGAACTCACCGCGCTCGCGCTGAACTGA
- a CDS encoding hydantoinase B/oxoprolinase family protein: MNFDKTVLQIFANYCVAAAESMAHTLMRTAHSAFVKETEDFSCTIMTPRGQTFASPKTLGATWYPGLDFSGAIDMIDGYEPGDICMTNDAYSGYVATHTPDIMMWKPVYYQGEMVCFVGGHIHNTDMGGAVPASLSRTLTEVHQEGIRFPPTKIVRRGVLNEELMRLMELNVRSPDQNRGDLQAQTAMLMTGERRIVEIIERFGLQAFKEGMAAMLDYSEQQARAIVRAMPDGEYFFAEYADEDSLNGKPLRVAITLRIRGDELEFDFTGSDPQLTSSLNMPTGGKERHVLALVGLNYVLYSLNPEILLNAGMLRVARCILPEGSVVNPLAPAAVGMRSLTCKVVQYATMGVFSQVVPDRLPASPAGGMSIVNVKTTDRDGKTIIAAIEPVGGGAGGDPYSDGADASGAIVAFLRNTPVEINETEVPIRITRYGMVPDSGGPGRYRGGLGTCMEFQVYTPNSAVTARNRDRSRFASWSVLGGKAGTVSRFLRNPGTAHEEDLGVHDFIHCQPGDVIRLEGCGGGGYGSPWERDPARVLHDVRCGYVSVENARGQYGVVIEGGEVSRDATARLRAELAGRDPAVAHYDHGAGRDAFEAVWTLARYERMTHHLAGVAPIWRHFLKIKIFDALEQRLGGNVADTRPEIVDEIFAQLLKACPQLQAASA; this comes from the coding sequence ATGAACTTCGACAAAACCGTACTGCAGATCTTCGCGAACTACTGCGTGGCCGCCGCGGAAAGCATGGCGCATACGCTCATGCGCACCGCGCACTCCGCGTTCGTGAAGGAAACCGAGGACTTCTCCTGCACCATCATGACGCCGCGGGGACAGACGTTCGCCTCGCCCAAGACGTTGGGCGCGACCTGGTACCCGGGCCTGGATTTCAGCGGCGCCATCGACATGATCGACGGCTACGAGCCGGGCGACATCTGCATGACCAACGACGCGTACAGCGGCTATGTGGCCACGCATACGCCCGACATCATGATGTGGAAGCCGGTGTATTACCAGGGCGAGATGGTGTGCTTCGTGGGCGGCCATATCCACAACACCGACATGGGCGGAGCGGTGCCGGCGTCCCTGTCGCGCACCCTGACCGAGGTGCACCAGGAAGGGATACGCTTCCCGCCCACCAAGATCGTGCGCCGCGGCGTGCTCAACGAGGAACTGATGCGCCTGATGGAGCTCAACGTGCGCTCGCCCGACCAGAACCGGGGCGACCTGCAGGCGCAGACGGCCATGCTCATGACCGGCGAGCGCCGCATCGTCGAGATCATCGAGCGCTTCGGACTGCAGGCTTTCAAGGAAGGCATGGCGGCGATGCTCGATTATTCGGAGCAGCAGGCGCGCGCCATTGTGCGTGCCATGCCTGACGGCGAATATTTCTTCGCCGAGTACGCCGACGAGGATTCGCTCAACGGCAAGCCGCTGCGCGTGGCGATCACCCTGCGCATCCGCGGCGACGAGCTGGAGTTCGACTTCACCGGCAGCGATCCGCAGCTGACCTCGTCGCTGAACATGCCCACCGGCGGCAAGGAGCGCCACGTGCTGGCCCTGGTCGGCCTGAACTACGTGCTGTATTCGCTCAACCCGGAGATCCTGCTCAATGCCGGCATGCTGCGCGTGGCGCGCTGCATCCTGCCGGAGGGCTCGGTGGTCAATCCGCTGGCGCCGGCGGCGGTGGGCATGCGCAGCCTGACCTGCAAGGTGGTGCAGTACGCCACCATGGGGGTGTTCTCGCAAGTGGTGCCGGACCGCCTGCCCGCCTCGCCCGCCGGCGGGATGAGCATCGTCAACGTGAAGACGACCGACCGCGACGGCAAGACCATCATCGCCGCCATCGAGCCGGTGGGCGGCGGCGCGGGCGGCGATCCGTACAGTGACGGCGCCGACGCGTCCGGGGCCATCGTGGCGTTCCTGCGCAATACGCCGGTCGAGATCAACGAAACCGAAGTTCCCATCCGCATCACCCGCTACGGCATGGTGCCCGACAGCGGCGGCCCGGGACGCTACCGCGGCGGCCTGGGCACATGCATGGAGTTCCAGGTGTACACGCCCAATTCGGCGGTCACCGCGCGCAACCGCGACCGGTCCCGTTTCGCGTCCTGGAGCGTGCTGGGCGGCAAGGCCGGCACCGTGTCGCGCTTCCTGCGCAACCCCGGCACCGCGCACGAGGAGGACCTGGGCGTGCACGATTTCATCCACTGCCAGCCGGGCGATGTGATCCGTCTGGAGGGCTGCGGCGGCGGGGGCTACGGCTCGCCCTGGGAGCGCGATCCGGCCAGGGTGCTGCACGACGTGCGCTGCGGCTACGTGTCGGTCGAGAACGCCCGCGGGCAGTATGGCGTGGTCATCGAGGGCGGCGAGGTCAGCCGGGATGCCACGGCGCGGTTGCGCGCCGAACTGGCTGGGCGCGATCCGGCCGTCGCGCACTATGACCACGGCGCCGGCCGCGACGCCTTCGAGGCGGTCTGGACGCTGGCCCGCTACGAACGCATGACCCATCACCTTGCCGGCGTGGCGCCGATCTGGCGCCACTTCCTGAAGATCAAGATCTTCGATGCGCTGGAGCAGCGCCTGGGCGGCAACGTTGCGGACACACGGCCGGAAATCGTCGACGAGATTTTCGCGCAACTGCTCAAGGCCTGTCCGCAGTTGCAGGCCGCCAGCGCCTGA
- a CDS encoding NAD(P)/FAD-dependent oxidoreductase yields the protein MQQLKQALLRIDTPHTPPAEVDVAIIGAGAAGVATAHELTRLGVRVAVIEKGWVAAEQSSRNWGWCRTLGRDIRELELARLSVDLWRSVQADTGVDAGFRETGVVFVTDDPSELRTWERWQQAAAARGVPARMLSAREANATHAWGKTPWIGGIRTERDGYAEPARAIPLLARHAMDNGAQVIQQCAVNELLVEGGRVAGVQTECGLVRASQVVVAGGVWSSLFCRKHKLPLPILQVHSSASRSRQFDTGGAAPARATHFSFRHREDGGLTLAKSGRGTMHVVPDLLRYGMKFRSLYRARKANVRLSIGRQFFAQCWDEFRYFHLDRPPYARHRVLDPGPDMALVRSAYEDAGAVFPGMGPDLIDQAWGGVIDNTPDGIPVISDVARMPGLYLCTGFSGHGFSSSLGAGRCLAQWIARGRSDLSLDAFSYARLVDGRRLQPSILY from the coding sequence ATGCAACAACTGAAACAGGCATTGCTGCGCATCGACACGCCCCACACGCCGCCAGCCGAGGTGGATGTGGCCATCATCGGCGCGGGCGCGGCCGGGGTCGCGACCGCGCACGAACTGACGCGGCTCGGCGTGCGGGTCGCGGTCATCGAGAAGGGCTGGGTGGCCGCCGAGCAGAGCAGCCGCAATTGGGGGTGGTGCCGCACGCTGGGGCGCGATATCCGCGAGCTGGAGCTGGCCAGGCTGAGCGTCGACCTGTGGCGCAGCGTGCAGGCCGATACCGGCGTGGATGCGGGCTTTCGCGAGACCGGCGTGGTGTTCGTGACCGACGATCCGTCCGAGCTGCGGACCTGGGAGCGCTGGCAGCAGGCCGCCGCCGCGCGCGGCGTGCCGGCCCGGATGCTGTCGGCGCGCGAGGCCAACGCCACCCACGCCTGGGGCAAGACGCCCTGGATAGGCGGCATCCGTACCGAGCGCGATGGCTATGCGGAACCGGCGCGCGCGATTCCGCTGCTGGCGCGCCACGCCATGGACAACGGTGCGCAGGTCATCCAGCAATGCGCGGTCAATGAACTGCTGGTCGAGGGCGGCCGCGTGGCCGGTGTGCAGACCGAGTGCGGCCTGGTGCGCGCCAGCCAGGTGGTGGTGGCCGGCGGCGTCTGGTCGTCGCTGTTCTGCCGCAAGCACAAGCTGCCCTTGCCGATCCTGCAGGTGCATTCCTCGGCCTCGCGCAGCAGGCAGTTCGACACCGGCGGGGCGGCGCCGGCAAGAGCGACGCATTTCTCGTTCCGCCACCGCGAGGATGGCGGGCTGACGCTGGCCAAGAGCGGCCGGGGCACCATGCACGTCGTGCCCGACCTGTTGCGCTACGGCATGAAATTCCGCTCGCTCTACCGCGCCCGCAAGGCCAACGTCAGATTGTCGATCGGCAGGCAGTTCTTCGCGCAGTGCTGGGACGAGTTTCGCTACTTCCACCTCGACAGGCCTCCCTATGCCCGCCATCGGGTGCTGGATCCCGGGCCGGACATGGCCCTGGTGCGCAGCGCCTACGAGGACGCAGGGGCCGTGTTTCCCGGCATGGGGCCCGACCTGATCGACCAGGCCTGGGGCGGCGTCATCGACAACACGCCAGACGGCATCCCCGTCATTTCCGACGTGGCCCGGATGCCGGGCCTGTATTTGTGTACCGGTTTCAGCGGCCATGGGTTCAGCTCCTCCCTGGGAGCCGGCCGCTGCCTTGCGCAATGGATCGCGCGGGGGCGCTCCGACCTGTCGCTGGACGCGTTCTCGTACGCGCGCCTGGTCGACGGGCGGCGCCTGCAACCCAGCATTCTGTATTGA